One window of the Microplitis demolitor isolate Queensland-Clemson2020A chromosome 10, iyMicDemo2.1a, whole genome shotgun sequence genome contains the following:
- the LOC106693229 gene encoding FMRFamide-related peptides-like, with protein MIAYGLIYGLVIIGNSILSSATILSPMKGGDPSSLHLYKTNLRPLNELDYILKRSAGAVTNVDESPDSKERRSQMGSSFIRFGRNHMTGTGENIEYSLNGLSDVDSSSRIPRGRSDVIIRFGRSGSGKIDSMILRNNKLLKVIPIDIEQLGIVCSDILAADNSSAELARLCNSFMSNDEKNE; from the exons ATG attgcATACGGATTAATATACGGCCTCGTGATAATTGGAAACAGCATACTGTCATCGGCAACAATACTGTCCCCCATGAAAGGGGGAGATCCCTCGTCTCTGCATCTTTACAAAACAAACTTACGGCCACTAAATGAGCTGGATTACATACTGAAGCGTAGTGCGGGGGCGGTGACCAACGTTGACGAGAGTCCAGATTCAAAAGAACGACGGAGTCAAATGGGATCATCATTTATACGATTCGGGCGTAACCATATGACCGGTACCGGAGAAAATATCGAGTACTCATTGAACGGTCTCAGTGACGTCGACTCTTCATCTCGGATTCCTCGCGGCCGTTCTGACGTCATCATACGTTTCGGTAGATCTGGCTCCGGTAAAATCGACTCAATGATCCTGCGTAACAACAAATTACTCAAAGTCATACCGATTGATATCGAACAGTTGGGTATCGTTTGCTCAGATATTTTGGCTGCTGATAATTCTTCTGCTGAACTTGCGCGCCTCTGCAATTCCTTTATGTccaatgatgaaaaaaatgaataa
- the LOC103580307 gene encoding complement factor D produces the protein MAAIIKIILILLILLNIKNSGVESITFLTRNDLNLMEKADNFERSPYELADKIEARNNQAKNGQFPWMAAIHSLYLDKVWAYRVCGGSILSVRWVLTAGHCVKNINEFLVIFGDVDRRNSGYRTYDGPGVAMLATDSVIHPDYQINVNDIALLYMPEDIPFGPTIQPIRLAGRNEVHKSYAGRRALVLGWGGDGISQTRRDSLQFGFLPIISHEKCFLDWDLPESVVCTAANTGVDACKGDSGSPLVIDSNRYHQYLQIGIVSSGYDVECPSSRPGLYTRVDYFNEWIYFVTGIQY, from the exons atggctgcgattataaaaataattttgattttattaattttactaaatattaaaaatagtggTGTTGAATCGATAACGTTTCTTACGCGAAATGACTTGAATCTTATGGAAAaag CTGACAATTTTGAACGATCGCCATACGAGCTTGCGGATAAAATAGAAGCGAGAAATAATCAAGCGAAAAATGGACAGTTTCCATGGATGGCTGCTATCCATTCACTTTATCTGGATAAAGTCTGGGCTTACAGAGTCTGTGGAGGTTCAATACTATCAGTACGATGGGTACTGACCGCTGGTCActgtgtaaaaaatataaatgaatttttggtGATATTCGGTGACGTCGACAGACGAAACTCTGGATACCGAACTTATGACGGACCTGGAGTTGCAATGCTGGCTACTGATTCTGTTATTCATCCAGATTACCAGATAAATGTCAATGACATTGCGCTACTTTATATGCCGGAAGACATTCCGTTTGGAC cgACAATACAGCCAATAAGACTAGCAGGACGCAATGAAGTACACAAGTCATACGCAGGAAGACGGGCACTGGTTTTGGGTTGGGGTGGAGATGGAATATCACAAACAAGACGCGATTCACTTCAATTTGGTTTCCTGCCAATTATTTCACATGAGAAGTGTTTTCTAGATTGGGACCTACCAGAAAGTGTTGTCTGTACGGCAGCTAATACTGGTGTTGATGCTTGCAAAGGAGACAGTGGAAGTCCACTTGTGATAGACAGCAACCGGTACCATCAGTATTTACAAATTGGCATCGTAAGTTCTGGTTACGATGTCGAATGTCCGAGTTCGAGACCCGGTTTGTACACACGAGTTGATTATTTCAATGAatggatttattttgttacagGAATacaatattaa
- the LOC103580306 gene encoding transmembrane protein 165: protein MINYLSKMFKLNKLSTSTIIIFTIIYFNPIKVIFAEEFPHDIEKSYQATTEDPSNLDPKITSPGNLGFIHAFIASLSVIIVSELGDKTFFIAAIMAMRHPRLTVFTGAIAALALMTILSVIFGYAATIIPRAYTYYISTALFALFGLKMLKDGYYMAPTEGQEELEEVQLDLRKREDEYEKEEIVTTIQDPETGVIKKSKANPWMLISRIFLQAFSLTFLAEWGDRSQLTTIILAAREDVYGVIVGGVLGHSLCTGLAVLGGRMIAQKISVRTVTIIGGIVFLIFALTALFVSPTEST from the exons atgataaattacctgtcaaaaatgtttaaattaaataaattatccacCAGtacaataatcatttttacaattatttattttaatcctaTAAAAGTAATATTCGCTGAAGAATTTCCTCATGACATAGAAAAATCTTATCAAGCAACCAcagag gaCCCTAGTAATCTGGATCCTAAAATAACAAGTCCAGGTAATTTAGGATTTATCCATGCATTCATAGCATCACTTTCGGTGATAATTGTATCAGAACTTGGTGAcaagacattttttatagctGCTATTATGGCTATGAGGCATCCAAGGCTAACAGTTTTCACTGGTGCAATAGCAGCTCTTGCTCTTATGACCATTCTGtcag taatattcGGATATGCAGCGACAATAATACCACGTGCGTACACATATTACATATCGACGGCATTGTTCGCATTATTTGGGTTGAAAATGTTGAAGGATGGTTACTATATGGCACCGACAGAAGGGCAAGAAGAGTTAGAAGAAGTTCAGCTGGACTTGAGAAAGCGGGAGGACGAG tatgaaaaagaagaaattgtGACGACAATCCAAGACCCAGAGACgggtgtaataaaaaaaagtaaagctAATCCGTGGATGCTGATTTCCCGGATATTTTTGCAAGCGTTTTCGTTAACGTTCTTAGCTGAATGGGGAGATAGATCTCAACTTACGACAATCATTCTTGCCGCGCGAGag gatGTCTATGGTGTTATCGTGGGTGGTGTTCTTGGACACTCACTATGTACTGGATTAGCTGTTTTAGGCGGTCGAATGATTGCCCAGAAAATATCCGTCCGAACTG TAACAATAATCGGCGGAATAGTCTTCCTTATTTTTGCACTGACTGCGCTCTTTGTAAGTCCGACAGAGAGCACGTGA
- the LOC103580341 gene encoding transient receptor potential protein yields MNQSESRENLVDNEARRPSMQSLQPPTEYVLGQVEKHFLLSAERGDCATVRRLLEEHKDHPEILNINCVDPLNRSALIAAIENENVELIHILLEWKINVKDALLHAIKEEYVEAVEILLDYEEKIHVAGQPYSWEALESGDYNFTPDITPLVLAAHKNNYEILKILLDRGATLPCPHDARCGCDECVTSNEQDSLRHSRSRINAYRALTSSSLIALSSRDPLLTAFELSWELRRLSRMEQEFRSDYNELKEQCQVFATSLLDHARTSHELEIILNYNPTGDNWEPGERQTLDRLKLAIKYKQKQFVAHPNVQQLLAAIWYDGLPGFRRLSMVGQLIEVGKLGSMFPIYSTIYMVSPTSKMGLFMKKPFVKFICHSSSYAFFLMLLGMASQRVEYLVIELFGNAWMREILAGWKKHERGSIPGFVESGVIIYIISLVTAEIRSLWADGLLEYISDLWNIVDFIQNTFYVVWIMMRATAWFVVQREYWSGEDPWYPRDQWDAFDPMLLSEGAFAAGMIFSFLKLVHIFSVNPHLGPLQISLGRMIIDIIKFFFIYTLVLFAFGCGMNQLLWYYADLEKAKCYQRNPEIPDFDNEEKACSIWRRFANLFETSQSLFWASFGMIDLMSFDLTGIKSFTRFWALLMFGSYSVINVIVLLNMLIAMMSNSYQIISERADTEWKFARSHLWMSYFEDGDTVPPPFNMVPTAKSFNKVISCGKTGRPTKSIIKKNREKAQERHDIVIRILVRRYVTAEQRKRDDFGITEDDVIEIRQDISTLRYELIDILRQNGMKINVDQGDASISGKKGRVMERRLQKDFQIGIVEGIVNSVIQSEKEPKDVFSQLARAIGKRASESKKDWNAVVRKNTIARDPIGSRTDAQIRQTRRSLRIHQRNHPESDLASLDPNRLVEYNPNLMDVSPATRVAYAKFIMGKMNKSELKKAVSFEEGDETANKDGKEDDKKVQRTASKVTINTSGGSQSKPRPQLSTAGSLSDSLRKTMLKATASITSQDKGETGDARIIPSPIPEEPVEDEEKKKKEEEKRKKEEEEKKKEEEKKEEGEKKIEGEKKVEGEKKVEGEKKEEEKKKEEEKKKDDKPGQSSDNKTTADKPKIERPPEAETKARGKSKATGKVMGGWI; encoded by the exons atgaatcaatcGGAGTCGAGGGAAAATTTGGTTGATAATGAGGCACGACGACCTTCTATGCAATCATTGCAACCACCTACTGAGTATGTACTTGGTCAAGTTGAAAAACATTTTCTGTTAAGTGCTGAGCGAGGTGACTGTGCTACTGTTCggag GCTGCTTGAAGAGCATAAAGATCACCCGGAAATACTGAACATAAATTGCGTCGACCCGTTAAATAGATCTGCGCTGATCGCGGcgattgaaaatgaaaatgttgaactgattcatatattattggagtggaaaataaatgtaaaggATGCACTTTTGCATGCCATTAAAGAGGAGTACGTCGAAGCTGTTGAAATTCTTCTTgattatgaagaaaaaattcatgttgCTGGTCAACCATAC AGCTGGGAAGCCCTGGAAAGTGGCGACTATAATTTCACACCTGATATCACTCCATTGGTTCTAGCggctcataaaaataattatgaaatacttaaaatattacttgATCGTGGTGCAACTTTACCATGTCCTCATGATGCcag gtGCGGTTGCGACGAGTGCGTTACGTCAAACGAGCAAGATTCACTACGTCATTCACGCTCTCGGATAAATGCTTACCGTGCATTAACATCATCCTCACTTATTGCCCTATCGTCACGAGATCCTTTACTAACTGCATTCGAATTATCCTGGGAATTGCGACGGCTAAGTCGTATGGAGCAGGAATTCAGATCTGACTACAAt GAACTTAAAGAACAATGTCAAGTCTTTGCGACATCGCTGCTGGATCACGCACGCACTTCACACGAACTTGAAAtaattcttaattataatCCAACTGGTGACAATTGGGAGCCAGGCGAACGACAAACATTAGATAGACTAAAACttgctattaaatataaacaaaaacag TTTGTAGCACATCCAAATGTTCAACAATTATTAGCAGCCATTTGGTACGACGGATTACCAGGATTCCGGCGGTTAAGTATGGTCGGACAATTAATCGAAGTTGGAAAACTCGGCAGCATGTTTCCTATATatagtacaatatatatgGTATCGCCTACGTCAAAAATGGGATTATTTATGAAGAAACCATTCGTTAAATTTATCTGTCACTCGTCTTCTTACGCCTTCTTTCTTA TGTTACTTGGAATGGCGTCTCAACGTGTTGAATATCTggtaattgaattatttggaAATGCATGGATGAGAGAAATCTTAGCTGGCTGGAAGAAACATGAACGAGGTTCTATTCCGGGTTTTGTTGAATCcggtgtaattatttatattataa gtCTGGTAACTGCCGAAATTCGTTCACTTTGGGCCGATGGTCTACTCGAATATATTTCCGATCTCTGGAATATCGtcgattttattcaaaatacttTCTACGTAGTCTGGATTATGATGAGGGCAACTGCATGGTTCGTCGTACAA AGAGAATACTGGAGTGGAGAAGATCCCTGGTATCCAAGAGATCAGTGGGATGCTTTTGATCCGATGCTATTGTCCGAGGGAGCCTTTGCCGCGGGAATGAtattcagttttttaaaattagttcaCATATTTAGTGTCAATCCACATTTGGGACCACTTCAAATATCATTGGGACGTatgattattgatattattaaatttttttttatttacacccTTGTGTTGTTCGCATTTGGTTGTGGTATGAACCAACTCCTGTGGTATTACGCGGATCTTGAAAAGGCAAAATGTTATCAACGTAATCCAGAGATACCGGATTTTGATAACGAAGAAAAGGCGTGTTCGATTTGGCGAAGATTTGCGAATCTTTTTGAAACTTCTCAGTCACTATTTTGGGCAAGTTTTGGTATGATTGATTTGATGTCATTTGATTTAACGGGAATCAAAAGTTTTACGAGATTTTGGGCATTGCTGATGTTTGGATCATACTCTGTTATCAAtgttattgttttattgaatatgCTGATTGCTATGATGTCGAACtcttatcaaattatttcg gaACGCGCGGATACTGAATGGAAATTTGCGAGAAGTCATTTATGGATGAGTTATTTTGAAGATGGAGATACTGTACCACCGCCTTTTAATATGGTTCCCACTGctaaatcatttaataaagttatttcttGTGGTAAAACTGGACGTCCGACTAAATCAATTATt aaaaaaaatcgtgaaAAAGCCCAAGAACGACATGATATAGTAATACGTATATTAGTTCGTCGTTATGTGACCGCTGAGCAAAGAAAACGTGATGATTTTGGTATAACAGAAGACGATGTAATAGAAATACGTCAAGATATTTCGACATTGAGATATGAATTAATAGACATATTGCGTCAGAatggaatgaaaataaatgttgaCCAAGGGGATGCCTCGA tcTCCGGAAAGAAGGGTCGTGTGATGGAGCGTCGATTACAGAAAGACTTCCAAATAGGCATCGTTGAAGGAATAGTTAATTCAGTGATCCAGAGTGAGAAGGAACCGAAGGATGTATTCAGTCAATTAGCTCGAGCTATTGGTAAACGAGCAAGTGAGAGCAAGAAAGATTGGAACGCTGTTGTAAGGAAGAATACTATTGCACGTGATCCGATTGGCAGTAGAACAGACGCTCAGATTCGTCAAACCCGACGGAGTCTTCGTATTCATCAAAGAAATCATCCGGAATCAGATTTGGCGTCTTTGGATCCGAATCGTTTGGTTGAATACAATCCTAATTTGATGGACGTCTCACCAGCAACCCGTGTCGCTTATGCTAAATTTATAATGGGAAAAATGAACAAGAGTGAATTGAAAAAAGCTGTTTCATTTGAAGaag GCGACGAAACTGCGAATAAAGATGGCAAAgaagatgataaaaaagtaCAAAGAACAGCTTCGAAGGTAACAATAAATACTTCTGGTGGAAGTCAATCAAAACCGAGACCGCAATTATCAACTGCTGGGTCATTGAGTGATTCGTTGAGAAAGACGATGCTTAAAGCCACGGCGTCGATAACAAGTCAAGATAAAGGAGAGACTGGTGATGCGAGAATTATTCCATCTCCGATACCAGAAGAACCCGTTGAAGATGaggagaagaagaaaaaagaagaagaaaaacgAAAGAAGGAAGAAGAGGAGAAAAAGAAAGAAGAGGAAAAGAAGGAGGAAGGTGAGAAGAAAATTGAAGGAGAGAAAAAAGTTGAAGGAGAGAAGAAAGTTGAGGGAGAgaagaaagaagaagaaaaaaagaaggaagaagaaaagaaaaaagatgaTAAACCTGGACAAAGTTCAGATAATAAAACTACTGCAGATAaaccaaaaattgaaagaccTCCGGAAGCAGAAACAAAAGCACGAGGAAAATCGAAAGCTACGGGTAAAGTTATGGGCGGATGGATTTAA
- the LOC103580340 gene encoding soluble guanylate cyclase 88E: MYGLILENMSEFIRQKYGEEKWEEIRRLASVDQPSFSVHQVYPENLIPRLAKKSVAILGISENEFFDQMGVHFVSFVGQYGYDRVLSVLGRHVRDFLNGLDNLHEYLKFSYPRMRAPSFICENETRQGLTLHYRSKRRGFVYYTMGQIREVARHFYHKELIIELIREEVLFDTVHVTFQLTFDNRAFTFASLAMTREEKHLPIGASVLFEIFPFCIVFGYDMVVRSIGNSLIVILPDLVGKKITHWFDLVRPLIAFKFQSILNRTNNIFELVSVEPVLTERPADRKKQAVFLSDDSSNLPEDKTLRLKGQMIYMDNWRMMMYLGTPVMPDLNALIATGLYINDLSMHDFSRDLMLAGTQQSVELKLALDQEQLKSKKLEESMRKLDEEMRRTDELLYQMIPKQVADRLRNGENPIDTCEMFDNVSILFSDVVTFTEICSRLTPMEVVSMLNAMYSLFDTLTERNRVYKVETIGDAYMVVSGAPSKETDHADRVCDMALDMVEAITDLKDRSTGEHLQIRVGIHSGAVVAGIVGLKMPRYCLFGDSVNTASRMEATSEAMQIHISQSTKELLSPFYKVKERGEIQVKGKGSMKTYWLEKRPLRSNVTKNITIQEPPIWMNRTTEKRSLLSNNNSVSCGSPNKLTDSHSYIDISNKSPGSRISSPTPFGSTGIISDERRIYSPITFQDVARRSEANTPTKSPNMLELRSNSVSEASSTTSTAVCNPSNVFGSLLNDTEEHFRLHRDSLPIREQSAGVHGRTELKKFSREATPCDDINIALINAFCPSMESSESLNNSQLLIRSDQCCPSFAIPKSGKAKHHGNGCCVC, from the exons ATGTATGGATTAATATTAGAAAATATGTCAGAATTTATTCGTCAAAAATATGGAGAAGAAAAATGGGAAGAAATAAGAAGACTCGCGTCTGTTGATCAGCCCAGTTTTAGCGTTCATCAGGTTTACCCAGAGAATTTAATCCCGCGGTTGGCTAAAAAATCTGTTGCT atactCGGGATCtcagaaaatgaatttttcgatCAAATGGGAGTACACTTTGTGAGTTTCGTTGGTCAATATGGTTACGATAGAGTGTTATCAGTATTGGGACGCCATGTACGTGACTTTCTAAATGGTCTTGACAATCTTCATGAGTATCTAAAATTTTCCTACCCACGTATGCGTGCGCCttcatttatttgtgaaaATGAAACACGTCAag gTTTGACACTACACTACAGAAGTAAAAGACGTGGTTTTGTTTACTATACAATGGGGCAAATCCGTGAAGTGGCCCGACATTTTTACcataaagaattaattatcgAATTAATACGTGAAGAAGTACTTTTTGATACAGTCCATGTTACATTTCAATTGACATTCGATAACCGCGCATTCACCTTTGCGTCACTTGCTATGACCCGTGAAGAAAAACATTTACCGATTGGTGCATcggttttatttgaaatatttccatTTTGCATCGTTTTTGG atACGACATGGTTGTGAGAAGTATCGGTAATTCTTTGATAGTAATTTTACCCGATttagttggaaaaaaaataactcactGGTTTGATTTAGTGAGACCATTAATTGCCTTTAAGTTTCAGTcg atattaaatagAACAAATAACATATTCGAATTAGTGTCAGTAGAGCCAGTTTTGACAGAACGTCCGGCGGACCGCAAAAAACAGGCGGTGTTTCTCAGTGACGACAGTTCAAATTTACCTGAAGATAAAACTTTGAGATTAAAGGGACAGATGATTTACATGGATAATTGGCGGATGATGATGTATCTCGGTACGCCAGTTATGCCAGATCTCAATGCATTGATAGCTACTGGATTGTATATCAATGATTTATCGATGCATGATTTCAGCAG aGATTTAATGTTAGCCGGTACTCAGCAGTCTGTTGAATTGAAATTAGCTCTAGATCAAGAGCAACTTAAAAGTAAAAAGCTTGAAGAGTCAATGCGTAAATTAGACGAAGAAATGCGTCGTACTGATGAGTTACTATATCAAATGATACCCAAACAAGTTGCCGACCGTTTGAGAAATGGAGAAAATCCAATAGATACTTGtgaa aTGTTCGATAAtgtatcgattttattttccgaCGTGGTTACATTCACTGAAATTTGTAGCAGATTGACCCCCATGGAAGTTGTGTCCATGTTAAATGCCATGTATTCACTTTTTGATACACTCACTGAACGTAATCGTGTTTATAag gtAGAAACAATAGGCGATGCTTATATGGTGGTATCAGGAGCACCATCGAAAGAAACAGATCATGCTGACCGTGTTTGTGACATGGCCTTGGATATGGTCGAAGCAATTACTGATTTAAAAGATCGTTCTACTg gtGAGCATTTGCAAATACGCGTGGGTATTCATAGTGGTGCAGTGGTAGCAGGTATAGTTGGTCTAAAAATGCCGCGATACTGCCTGTTCGGTGACTCTGTAAACACTGCCTCGCGCATGGAGGCCACAAGTGAGGCCATGCAAATTCATATATCACAATCGACTAAAGAGTTACTATCGCCGTTTTATAAGGTCAAGGAGCGCGGTGAAATACAGGTCAAGGGCAaag gatCAATGAAAACGTACTGGTTGGAAAAACGTCCATTGAGGTCAAATGTTaccaaaaatataacaatacaAGAGCCGCCAATCTGGATGAATCGCACGACGGAAAAACGCTCGTTATTGTCAAATAACAACAGTGTCAGCTGTGGATCaccaaataaattaacagaCAGTCATTCGTATATTGATATATCTAATAAATCTCCTGGGTCACGAATTTCTTCTCCTACACCATTTGGTTCCACGGGAATAATCTCTGATGAAAGGCGTATTTATTCGCCGATTACATTTCAAGATGTTGCGCGTCGTTCAGAAGCTAATACACCCACCAAAAGTCCTAATATGTtag AATTACGTTCAAATTCAGTAAGTGAAGCATCATCAACAACATCAACAGCAGTTTGTAATCCGTCAAATGTATTTGGATCATTATTAAACGATACCGAAGAACATTTTCGTTTACACCGAGACAGTTTGCCAATTAGAGAACAATCAGCGGGAGTTCACGGTAGAacagaattaaaaa aattttctcGTGAAGCGACGCCATGTGACGACATCAACATCGCACTGATAAACGCTTTTTGTCCTTCCATGGAGAGCAGCGAGTCTCTAAATAATTcccaattattaattagatcCGATCAATGTTGCCCGAGTTTCGCTATTCCAAAAAGTGGCAAAGCAAAACACCACGGCAACGGATGTTgtgtttgttaa